A portion of the Drosophila innubila isolate TH190305 chromosome 3L unlocalized genomic scaffold, UK_Dinn_1.0 0_D_3L, whole genome shotgun sequence genome contains these proteins:
- the LOC117789144 gene encoding uncharacterized protein LOC117789144, protein MSFASQLQSILQKLLINDADRAPYTADAISICNELMDDLKKEDDHFRKAFDGLSLSGSYLDRVKLKTPDEFDMHLKLKLPFQVTPVRDSQRSGFVFLRYTGGSHPAVVDGYVNRKSLQDWIRNAFHKVFESYNQIKKGGETYKLTYTLQGHGCSHTIEAQSPSKFISFDFVPVFEFTHSQWPLPDPASVSHNVRQNWNWFAVPQQKRPADDRTFMVCAPHWEREMMKGNYNLKNILRLMKGMRDKHIREMPHLSSYMLKTVILLQLEKRPDTYWQKDLATLFVDMWTRLVQHFRDNNLPFFLAHDCNHFDRLKRDDFLKCKETAEILYHKINLTRNESKFYLDQLFF, encoded by the exons ATGTCTTTCGCATCGCAACTGCAAAGCATATTGCAAAAACTATTGATTAATGATGCTGATCGTGCACCTTATACAGCTGATGCGATCTCCATATGCAATGAGCTTATGGACGATTTGAAGAAAGAGGATGATCACTTCCGTAAAGCCTTTGACGGTCTAAGTTTATCGG GCAGCTATTTGGATCGTGTGAAACTAAAGACGCCCGATGAATTtgatatgcatttaaaattgaagctACCATTCCAAGTGACTCCAGTACGGGATTCTCAACGTTccggttttgtttttctacgtTATACCGGGGGTTCCCACCCAGCAGTAGTTGATGGTTACGTTAACCGCAAGTCTCTACAGGACTGGATACGTAATGCATTTCACAAGGTATTCGAAAGTTATAACCAAATCAAGAAAGGAGGAGAAACGTATAAGCTTACCTATACGTTACAAGGACATGGTTGTTCTCATACTATAGAAGCCCAGAGTCCatctaaatttatatcatttgattttgtaCCTGTGTTTGAGTTTACCCATAGCCAATGGCCATTGCCAGATCCTGCTTCAGTTTCCCATAATGTGCGACAAAATTGGAACTGGTTTGCGGTGCCACAGCAAAAGAGACCAGCAGATGATCGGACCTTTATGGTCTGTGCTCCCCACTGGGAGCGTGAAATGATGAAGGGAAATtataacttgaaaaatattctACGTTTGATGAAGGGGATGCGCGACAAACATATCAGGGAGATGCCACATTTGTCCAGTTATATGCTCAAAACTGTCATTCTTCTGCAGCTGGAAAAGCGTCCAGACACCTACTGGCAAAAGGATCTAGCCACACTTTTTGTGGATATGTGGACCCGTTTGGTACAACATTTTCGTGATAATAATCTTCCATTTTTCTTGGCCCATGATTGCAATCATTTCGATCGATTGAAGCGGGACGACTTTCTTAAATGCAAGGAAACGGCTGAAATATTATACCACAAGATAAACTTGACAAGAAATGAATCCAAGTTTTATCTGGatcaactttttttctaa
- the LOC117786756 gene encoding ATP-dependent DNA helicase Q4-like, whose translation MCAHCCSVDFPQDRCTQLKGIVRNYFRNDYPQDLQLEIEPSDVPDDHIIADVHALINMYPDNTFSGRNIARIFHGISSPNYPAVMWGRCHYWRAHTKVDFNRILKLANMEIVKRRT comes from the exons ATGTGCGCACATTGTTGCAGCGTCGATTTCCCCCAAGATCGTTGCACACAACTGAAGGGCATTGTTAGAAACTACTTTCGCAACGATTATCCACAGGATTTGCAGCTGGAAATTGAG CCCAGCGATGTGCCGGATGATCACATAATTGCCGATGTGCATGCACTGATCAACATGTATCCCGACAATACCTTCAGTGGCCGCAACATTGCGCGTATTTTCCATGGCATCTCCAGTCCCAACTATCCGGCTGTCATGTGGGGACGTTGTCATTATTGGCGTGCTCACACCAAAGTCGATTTCAATCGCATTCTTAAGTTGGCCAATATGGAAATTGTCAAAAGACGCACGTGA
- the LOC117786758 gene encoding ATP-dependent DNA helicase Q4-like: protein MEVSILNVYQIHRAPIAFACIDEAHCVSQWSHNFRPSYLMICKVLKKNLGVQTVLGLTATATLPTRISIINHLGITDGERGIISDIPLPDNLILSVSKDENRDEALLKLLNSERFESCQSIIIYCTRRDECERIAGFIRTCMQDRKSSATEEQTKKKRKRVNLQAEPYHAGMPASRRRTVQNAFMSNELRIVVATIAFGMGINKPDIRAVIHYNMPRNFESYVQEIGRAGRDGLPSHCHLFMDAKGGDQNELRRHVYANSIDRHVIRKLLQRIFVPCCCDKQLGKSSVESAAVNEPLDAADFSDVSAGRAHVCPGHEIGFSVEQTVEALDIPAENISTLLCYMELDPRWCMNVLSSAYIMAKVISYGGPKYLKHAAKECPPLAMAIALQIKNKTFKEDANIIEFSVIDIAAGIGWNSGVVKYQLKNLEWMQVNGFPKRSPITVSFFDLGFRIKAPGDFSEAEIDNALDTLYSRSVKQERTQLIQLQYVAHGLSAVAYNMCAHCCSVDFPQDRCTQLKGIVRNYFRNDYPQDLQLEIEPSDVPDDHIIADVHALINMYPDNTFSGRNIARIFHGISSPNYPAVMWGRCHYWRAHTKVDFNRILKLANMEIVKRRT, encoded by the exons ATGgaagtttcaattttaaatgtatatcaaATTCATCGGGCGCCCATTGCCTTTGCCTGCATCGATGAGGCCCATTGTGTGTCCCAATGGAGTCATAATTTTCGTCCCAGCTACTTGATGATCTGCAAGGTGCTCAAGAAGAATCTGGGCGTCCAAACGGTGCTGGGATtgacggcaacggcaacgttGCCCACAcgcatcagcatcatcaatCACTTGGGCATTACGGATGGGGAACGTGGCATTATTAGTGATATTCCATTGCCAGATAATCTGATACTCTCCGTCTCCAAGGATGAAAATCGCGATGAGGCGCTACTAAAGCTGCTTAACAGTGAGAG ATTCGAAAGCTGTCAGTCGATTATCATTTACTGCACGCGTCGAGATGAGTGCGAACGCATTGCTGGCTTCATTCGCACCTGTATGCAGGATCGCAAGTCCAGTGCAACGGAGGAGCAGACGAAGAAGAAGCGTAAGCGTGTCAACTTGCAGGCGGAGCCTTATCATGCTGGCATGCCCGCCTCAAGGCGTCGCACCGTCCAGAACGCGTTTATGTCCAATGAGCTGAGGATTGTGGTGGCCACGATTGCCTTTGGCATGGGCATCAATAAACCGGATATTCGTGCTGTCATCCATTACAATATGCCGCGTAATTTTGAGAGTTATGTGCAGGAAATTGGACGCGCTGGTCGCGATGGTTTGCCATCCCATTGTCATCTGTTTATGGACGCCAAGGGCGGTGATCAGAACGAGCTGCGGCGTCATGTCTATGCCAATTCCATTGATCGCCATGTCATCCGTAAGCTGCTGCAACGCATCTTTGTGCCCTGCTGCTGTGATAAGCAACTGGGCAAATCATCTGTGGAGTCGGCAGCTGTCAATGAACCCTTGGATGCAGCTGATTTCAGTGATGTGTCTGCTGGCCGTGCACACGTCTGTCCTGGCCATGAGATTGGCTTCTCGGTGGAGCAAACTGTCGAGGCATTGGACATACCAGCTGAGAATATATCAACGCTACTCTGTTATATGGAATTGGATCCACGCTGGTGCATGAATGTGCTCAGCTCCGCCTACATTATGGCCAAGGTGATATCCTACGGTGGACCCAAGTATCTAAA ACATGCCGCCAAGGAATGTCCGCCTCTGGCAATGGCCATTGCCTTGCAGATCAAGAACAAGACTTTTAAGGAAGATGCCAATATTATTGAGTTTTCTGTTATTGATATTGCCGCCGGCATTGGCTGGAACAGCGGTGTGGTCAAGTATCAGCTGAAGAACCTGGAGTGGATGCAAG taAATGGCTTTCCCAAGCGCTCACCGATTACTGTGAGCTTCTTTGATTTGGGTTTTCGCATCAAGGCGCCGGGAGATTTCAGTGAAGCGGAAATTGATAACGCACTGGACACGCTCTATTCACGATCGGTGAAACAGGAGCGCACTCAGCTCATTCAGCTGCAGTATGTGGCACACGGTCTGTCCGCTGTGGCATACAACATGTGCGCACATTGTTGCAGCGTCGATTTTCCCCAAGATCGTTGCACACAACTGAAGGGCATTGTTAGAAACTACTTTCGCAACGATTATCCACAGGATTTGCAGCTGGAAATTGAG CCCAGCGATGTGCCGGATGATCACATAATTGCCGATGTGCATGCACTGATCAACATGTATCCCGACAATACCTTCAGTGGCCGCAACATTGCGCGTATTTTCCATGGCATCTCCAGTCCCAACTATCCGGCTGTCATGTGGGGGCGTTGTCATTATTGGCGTGCTCACACCAAAGTCGATTTCAATCGCATTCTTAAGTTGGCCAATATGGAAATTGTCAAAAGACGCACGTGA
- the LOC117789148 gene encoding ATP-dependent DNA helicase Q4-like, with translation MCAHCCSVDFPQDRCTQLKGIVRNYFRNDYPQDLQLEIEPSDVPDDHIIADVHALINMYPDNTFSGRNIARIFHGISSPNYPAVMWGRCHYWRAHTKVDFNRILKLANMEIVKRRT, from the exons ATGTGCGCACATTGTTGCAGCGTCGATTTTCCCCAAGATCGTTGCACACAACTGAAGGGCATTGTTAGAAACTACTTTCGCAACGATTATCCACAGGATTTGCAGCTGGAAATTGAG CCCAGCGATGTGCCGGATGATCACATAATTGCCGATGTGCATGCACTGATCAACATGTATCCCGACAATACCTTCAGTGGCCGCAACATTGCGCGTATTTTCCATGGCATCTCCAGTCCCAACTATCCGGCTGTCATGTGGGGGCGTTGTCATTATTGGCGTGCTCACACCAAAGTCGATTTCAATCGCATTCTTAAGTTGGCCAATATGGAAATTGTCAAAAGACGCACGTGA
- the LOC117786752 gene encoding ATP-dependent DNA helicase Q4-like: MFRIPFEIHNESSPKNKTGFRIKAPGDFSEAEIDNALDTLYSRSVKQERTQLIQLQYVAHGLSAVAYNMCAHCCSVDFPQDRCTQLKGIVRNYFRNDYPQDLQLEIEPSDVPDDHIIADVHALINMYPDNTFSGRNIARIFHGISSPNYPAVMWGRCHYWRAHTKVDFNRILKLANMEIVKRRT, translated from the exons ATGTTCCGAATACCCTTTGAAATACATAACGAATCCAGTCCT aaaaacaaaaccggCTTTCGCATCAAGGCGCCGGGAGATTTCAGTGAAGCGGAAATTGATAACGCACTGGACACGCTCTATTCACGATCGGTGAAACAGGAGCGCACTCAGCTTATTCAGCTGCAGTATGTGGCACACGGCCTGTCCGCTGTGGCATACAACATGTGCGCACATTGTTGCAGCGTCGATTTCCCCCAAGATCGTTGCACACAACTGAAGGGCATTGTTAGAAACTACTTTCGCAACGATTATCCACAGGATTTGCAGCTGGAAATTGAG CCCAGCGATGTGCCGGATGATCACATAATTGCCGATGTGCATGCACTGATCAACATGTATCCCGACAATACCTTCAGTGGCCGCAACATTGCGCGTATTTTCCATGGCATCTCCAGTCCCAACTATCCGGCTGTCATGTGGGGACGTTGTCATTATTGGCGTGCTCACACCAAAGTCGATTTCAATCGCATTCTTAAGTTGGCCAATATGGAAATTGTCAAAAGACGCACGTGA
- the LOC117789147 gene encoding uncharacterized protein LOC117789147 — MHLKLKLPFQVTPVRDSQRSGFVFLRYTGGSHPAVVDGYVNRKSLQDWIRNAFHKVFESYNQIKIRGETYKLTYTLQGLGCSHTIEAQSPSKFISFDFVPVFEFTYSQWPLPDPASVSHNVRQNWNWFAVPQQKRPADDRTFMVCAPHWEREMMKGNYNLKNILRLMKGMRDKHIREMPHLSSYMLKTVILLQLEARSDTYWKQDLGTLFVDMWTRLVQHFHDNNLPFFLAHDCNHFDRLKRDDFLKCKETAEILYHKINLTRNEPKFYVDQLFF, encoded by the coding sequence atgcatttaaaattgaagctACCATTCCAAGTGACTCCAGTACGGGATTCTCAACGTTccggttttgtttttctacgtTATACCGGGGGTTCCCACCCAGCAGTAGTTGATGGTTACGTTAACCGCAAGTCTCTACAGGACTGGATACGTAATGCATTTCACAAGGTATTCGAAAGTTATAACCAAATCAAGATAAGAGGAGAAACGTATAAGCTTACCTATACGTTACAAGGACTTGGTTGTTCTCATACTATAGAAGCCCAGAGTCCatctaaatttatatcatttgattttgtaCCAGTGTTTGAGTTTACCTATAGCCAATGGCCATTGCCAGATCCTGCTTCAGTTTCCCATAATGTGCGACAAAATTGGAACTGGTTTGCGGTGCCACAGCAAAAGAGACCAGCAGATGATCGGACCTTTATGGTCTGTGCTCCCCACTGGGAGCGTGAAATGATGAAGGGAAATtataacttgaaaaatattctACGTTTGATGAAGGGGATGCGCGACAAACATATCAGGGAGATGCCACATTTGTCCAGTTATATGCTCAAAACTGTCATTCTTCTGCAGCTGGAGGCGCGTTCAGACACCTATTGGAAACAGGATTTAGGTACACTTTTCGTGGATATGTGGACCCGTTTGGTACAACATTTTCATGATAATAATCTTCCATTTTTCTTGGCCCATGATTGCAATCATTTCGATCGATTGAAGCGGGACGACTTTCTTAAATGCAAGGAAACTGCTGAAATATTATACCACAAGATAAACTTGACAAGAAATGAACCCAAGTTTTATGTGGatcaactttttttctaa
- the LOC117789146 gene encoding uncharacterized protein LOC117789146, producing the protein MADLKREDEHFRKAFDGLSLSGSYLDRVKLKTPDEFDIHLKLKLPFQVTPIRDTQRAGFVFLRYTGGSHPAVVDGYVNRKSLQDWIRYVFQRVFGTYNQVTIIGEKYKLNYELEGYGCSHTIVAKSPSKTISFDFVPVFEFTYSQWPLPDPASVSHNVRQCWNWFAVPQQKRPADDRTFMVCAPHWEREMMKGNYNLKNILRLMKGMRDKHIREMPHLSSYMLKTVILLQLEKRPDTYWQKDLATLFVDMWTRLVQHFRDNNLPFFLAHDCNHFDRLKRDDFLKCKETAEILYHKINLTRNEPKIYVDQLFF; encoded by the exons ATGGCCGATTTAAAGAGAGAGGATGAACACTTCCGTAAAGCCTTCGACGGTTTAAGCTTATCTG GCAGTTATTTGGATCGTGTGAAACTAAAGACGCCCGATGAATttgatatacatttaaaattgaaacttcCATTCCAAGTGACTCCAATACGGGATACTCAACGTGccggttttgtttttctacgtTATACCGGGGGTTCCCACCCAGCAGTAGTTGATGGTTACGTTAACCGCAAGTCCTTACAGGACTGGATTCGTTATGTATTTCAAAGGGTATTCGGAACATATAACCAAGTTACGATAATAGGAGAAAAGTATAAACTTAACTATGAGTTAGAAGGATATGGATGTTCTCATACAATAGTAGCCAAGAGTCCATCTAAAACTAtatcatttgattttgtaCCTGTGTTTGAGTTTACCTATAGCCAATGGCCATTGCCAGATCCTGCTTCAGTTTCCCATAATGTGCGACAATGTTGGAACTGGTTTGCGGTGCCACAGCAAAAGAGGCCAGCAGATGATCGGACCTTTATGGTCTGTGCTCCCCACTGGGAGCGTGAGATGATGAAGGGAAACtataacttgaaaaatattctACGTTTGATGAAGGGGATGCGCGATAAACATATCAGGGAGATGCCACATTTGTCTAGTTATATGCTCAAAACTGTCATTCTTCTGCAGCTGGAAAAGCGTCCAGACACCTACTGGCAAAAG GATCTAGCCACACTTTTTGTGGATATGTGGACCCGTTTGGTACAACATTTTCGTGATAATAATCTTCCATTTTTCTTGGCCCATGATTGCAATCATTTCGATCGATTGAAGCGGGACGACTTTCTTAAATGCAAGGAAACTGCTGAAATATTATACCACAAGATAAACTTGACAAGAAATGAACCCAAAATTTATGTGGatcaactttttttctaa
- the LOC117786757 gene encoding uncharacterized protein LOC117786757: protein MRKPVLFFYVIPGVPNQQVFGTYNQVTIIGEKYKLNYELEGYGCSHTIVAKSPSKTISFDFVPVFEFTYSQWPLPDPASVSHNVRQCWNWFAVPQQKRPADDRTFMVCAPHWEREMMKGNYNLKNILRLMKGMRDKHIREMPHLSSYMLKTVILLQLEKRPDTYWQKDLATLFVEMWTYLLLHFRDNNLPFFLAEDCNHFDRLKPYDYQKCKDTVGLLFLKIVSLSKQPSSYDVIQLFF from the exons ATGCGAAAGccggttttgtttttctacgtTATACCGGGGGTTCCCAACCAGCA GGTATTCGGAACATATAACCAAGTTACGATAATAGGAGAAAAGTATAAACTTAACTATGAGTTAGAAGGATATGGATGTTCTCATACAATAGTAGCCAAGAGTCCATCTAAAACTAtatcatttgattttgtaCCTGTGTTTGAGTTTACCTATAGCCAATGGCCATTGCCAGATCCTGCTTCAGTTTCCCATAATGTGCGACAATGTTGGAACTGGTTTGCGGTGCCACAGCAAAAGAGGCCAGCAGATGATCGGACCTTTATGGTCTGTGCTCCCCACTGGGAGCGTGAGATGATGAAGGGAAACtataacttgaaaaatattctACGTTTGATGAAGGGGATGCGCGATAAACATATCAGGGAGATGCCACATTTGTCTAGTTATATGCTCAAAACTGTCATTCTTCTGCAGCTGGAAAAGCGTCCAGACACCTACTGGCAAAAGGATCTAGCCACACTTTTTGTGGAAATGTGGACCtatttgttattgcattttcgTGATAATaatcttccattttttttggccGAAGATTGCAATCATTTCGATCGCTTGAAGCCGTATGACTATCAAAAATGCAAGGATACAGTTGGACTTTTATTCTTGAAGATAGTTTCATTAAGCAAACAACCCAGCTCATATGATGTTATTCAACTCTTTTTCTAA
- the LOC117789145 gene encoding uncharacterized protein LOC117789145, translating into MSFASHLQSILQKLLINDADRAPYTADAISICNELMDNLKKEDDHFRKAFDGLSLSGSYLDRVKLKTPDEFDMHLKLKLPFQVTPVRDSQRSGFVFLRYTGGSHPAVVDGYVNRKSLQDWIRNAFHKVFESYNQIKIRGETYKLTYTLQGLGCSHTIEAQSPSKFISFDFVPVFEFTYSQWPLPDPASVSHNVRQNWNWFAVPQQKRPADDRTFMVCAPHWEREMMKGNYNLKNILRLMKGMRDKHIREMPHLSSYMLKTVILLQLEARSDTYWKQDLGTLFVDMWTRLVQHFHDNNLPFFLAHDCNHFDRLKRDDFLKCKETAEILYHKINLTRNEPKFYVDQLFF; encoded by the exons ATGTCTTTCGCATCGCACCTGCAAAGCATATTGCAAAAACTATTGATTAATGATGCTGATCGTGCACCTTATACAGCTGATGCGATCTCCATATGCAATGAGCTTATGGACAATTTGAAGAAAGAGGATGATCACTTCCGTAAAGCATTTGACGGTCTAAGTTTATCGG GCAGCTATTTGGATCGTGTGAAACTAAAGACGCCCGATGAATTtgatatgcatttaaaattgaagctACCATTCCAAGTGACTCCAGTACGGGATTCTCAACGTTccggttttgtttttctacgtTATACCGGGGGTTCCCACCCAGCAGTAGTTGATGGTTACGTTAACCGCAAGTCTCTACAGGACTGGATACGTAATGCATTTCACAAGGTATTCGAAAGTTATAACCAAATCAAGATAAGAGGAGAAACGTATAAGCTTACCTATACGTTACAAGGACTTGGTTGTTCTCATACTATAGAAGCCCAGAGTCCatctaaatttatatcatttgattttgtaCCAGTGTTTGAGTTTACCTATAGCCAATGGCCATTGCCAGATCCTGCTTCAGTTTCCCATAATGTGCGACAAAATTGGAACTGGTTTGCGGTGCCACAGCAAAAGAGACCAGCAGATGATCGGACCTTTATGGTCTGTGCTCCCCACTGGGAGCGTGAAATGATGAAGGGAAATtataacttgaaaaatattctACGTTTGATGAAGGGGATGCGCGACAAACATATCAGGGAGATGCCACATTTGTCCAGTTATATGCTCAAAACTGTCATTCTTCTGCAGCTGGAGGCGCGTTCAGACACCTATTGGAAACAGGATTTAGGTACACTTTTCGTGGATATGTGGACCCGTTTGGTACAACATTTTCATGATAATAATCTTCCATTTTTCTTGGCCCATGATTGCAATCATTTCGATCGATTGAAGCGGGACGACTTTCTTAAATGCAAGGAAACTGCTGAAATATTATACCACAAGATAAACTTGACAAGAAATGAACCCAAGTTTTATGTGGatcaactttttttctaa